CTCCGGGGGTGGTGGGCGCCGGGACGTATCAATCTTTACCCACCTGGCCCGCGTTCGCCACACCCTTTCCATACTCGTTCGTCAGCTATGGGGAGTTGCCAGGTCACGCCGACCGCTGTCGTCAGCCAGGGCAGGGGCATGTCCTCGCGGGTTAGAGCCGTGATCCGCTCGGCCGGCGGCTCGCTCGTCGTCATGGCCTCACCTTTCGAATGCTTTCCGATGCTCGTGATGGGAGACTGAAAGAGGGCTATCTCATTCACGTCCGACCCGATTCGTCTCCGGTCAAGGAAGTTGTTTACCGCTTTCTTGTCAACACTTTCGTTAGGAGGATTCCTGTGCCTAGAATGCCTTATCGGTAGTCGACCGACTACCGGATCGGCAATCCAGGCTAGAGCGGATGATGACAGCCGTTGGTCTACCTGGACTGAATTCAATATCACCGGCCGACCATTAAGTCCGTTTTTTCTAAATCGGGAGGAAAAGCGATGGAAGGTGCGCCGCCCCTCGACCCTGGATCCCCTCGTGTGCAGTTTGGTGCCGAGATGCGTCGGTTGCGAGAGGCCGCGCAGCTCTCGCAGTCCTCCGTGGCCTCCCGGCTGGGATGTACGCAGACTCAGGTCAGCCGCCTGGAGGGCGCCAGTCGCACCCCGTCGAAATCCGACGCCGAGAAGCTGGACCGGCTGTTCGCGACGGCCGACGGCAATGCCTTCACCCGGCTCCGCCAGCGCATCCTCGCCCAGCCCGGCGGTCCGATCTGGTTCCAGAGCTGGGTCGAGGAGATTGAACCGACTGCCCTCGTCCTACGCTCCTGGGATCCCCTTCTCATCCCCGGCCTTCTCCAAACGGAGTCCTACGCTCGGCACATCTTCAGCCAGGAACCTCAGACGACCCCAGAAGAGGTTGAAGGACGAGTCCAAACCCGCATACAGCGGCAGCAAACCCTCGATCGGGACACCCCCTTCTCGCTCCTCATGCTCATCGACGCGGGCGTGCTACGCCGTAAGGTCGGTGGAGCCAAGGTGATGCACGAGCAGCTCGGCCATCTACTGGAGATCACCCAGAGGTCGACCATCTCCATTCAGGTCGTCAGTCCTGAATGCCTGACCGGCCTGATGGGCGCATTCATGATTGCCGAACTTCCGCATGGGCAACCGGACGCCATCCACGTGGACTCATCGGACGAGGGGCATGTCACGACTGATCATGATTCCGTGGCCGCCATCTGGAAGCGCTATGAGACGATCCGGCTCTGGGCCTATCCTGAGCACATGTCCCTCAAAATGATCGAGGATGTGAGACAGGAATGGACCTGAGCGCTGCGGTATGGCGTAAGTCGTCGCGCTCCGGCGGAAATGGTGGCCAGTGTGTAGAGGTAGCCGCCAACCTGCCCGGAGTGGTCGCGGTCCGTGACAGTAAAGACCCCGGCGGCCCCAAGCTGCTCTTCGCCCCCGCCGGATGGAAGTCATTCATCAGTGGTGTCAAGACCGGCGAGTTCGACTCTCTGACCTGACCTTTCGTTCTCTCGGTTCGTCGACTATCACGCCTCCAGGCTGCGGAGCGGCGGCCGGGACGTCTGACCTGACAACGGTCGTCTGTCCCGGCCGAAGCCGGTGGAGGAAAGCGTCAGAAGAGAGCACCATCCAGGGGGAGTCGAGCAAGGAGGCGGTTTCCTCAGCCACGAGGTTCGGGCTTTCCGTGCGGCTCGCGACCGGTGGACCGGGACCTATCGTGGCTGCGGGGCTCGTTCTCTTGGCACGGGTGATCCTCCTCCTCGTCCAGCGCGTACACTTCAAGAACCGCTTCGTTGATCTCAGCGTGCAGTTCCCTGATCCGCTGAATCTCCGGATCGGACACAACT
This region of Streptosporangium sp. NBC_01495 genomic DNA includes:
- a CDS encoding helix-turn-helix domain-containing protein — encoded protein: MQFGAEMRRLREAAQLSQSSVASRLGCTQTQVSRLEGASRTPSKSDAEKLDRLFATADGNAFTRLRQRILAQPGGPIWFQSWVEEIEPTALVLRSWDPLLIPGLLQTESYARHIFSQEPQTTPEEVEGRVQTRIQRQQTLDRDTPFSLLMLIDAGVLRRKVGGAKVMHEQLGHLLEITQRSTISIQVVSPECLTGLMGAFMIAELPHGQPDAIHVDSSDEGHVTTDHDSVAAIWKRYETIRLWAYPEHMSLKMIEDVRQEWT
- a CDS encoding DUF397 domain-containing protein, whose protein sequence is MDLSAAVWRKSSRSGGNGGQCVEVAANLPGVVAVRDSKDPGGPKLLFAPAGWKSFISGVKTGEFDSLT